The Panthera leo isolate Ple1 chromosome C2, P.leo_Ple1_pat1.1, whole genome shotgun sequence genome window below encodes:
- the SAMD7 gene encoding sterile alpha motif domain-containing protein 7, producing the protein MINPTMAMNPLLTAPGQQRMPLVPSSFEPPTVDRDLLSSTVAPADPRQFCVPSQFGSSVLPNANMPNVLSNHVYSGWGILPPESIKAMARRNEMIQRQHTARMEMEMHAFYQQRRIEKVNPKGLAGPGIPFLYSSSIPPGPANYHGRSMLPASDLHFHRSTLRNLQGTPTLVAAGPHFLESWGQKCRRLRRGAGNQKVLDSDTESSKSQGEEKILGQTHVIPYEEDEFAKEPETEALNNQKSRETNEKPALGNTCGELEPTHKKPWGAHGAPLEAKAWDGAKEKTSEQGFAACGEKNGVCPPIPRPSLPGAHPLVTIGENLSLDEDIQKWTVNDVHNFIRGLPGCSDYAQVFKDHAIDGETLPLLTEEHLRSTLGLKLGPALKIQSQVSQQVESMLYKKSLLLPTHTKQPFDQPADTSPLLDFNSWGDTLDVPCSQDITIPK; encoded by the exons ATGATAAATCCAACGATGGCCATGAATCCTTTACTGACGGCACCAGGGCAGCAGAGGATGCCACTGGTTCCTTCATCATTTGAACCTCCAACGGTGGATCG agatTTATTGTCTTCCACTGTAGCTCCTGCTGACCCAAGACAGTTTTGTGTTCCTTCccaatttggatcctctgttctaCCAAATGCAAATATGCCGAACGTGCTATCCAATCATGTCTACTCAG gttgggGCATTTTACCACCTGAATCCATAAAGGCAATGGCAAGAAGGAATGAAATGATTCAAAGGCAGCATACTGCCAG gatgGAAATGGAAATGCATGCATTTTACCAACAAAGGAGAATAGAAAAAGTGAATCCCAAGGGACTAGCAGGACCAGGGATACCATTCCTCTATAGCTCCAGCATCCCTCCTGGCCCAGCCAACTACCATGGCAGGAGCATGCTCCCTGCCAGTGACCTGCATTTTCACAGAAGCACCCTGAGAAACCTTCAGGGAACCCCCACGCTAGTGGCAGCTGGTCCACATTTTCTAGAAAGCTGGGGTCAGAAATGTCGTCGTCTCAGGAGAGGTGCTGGGAATCAGAAAGTTCTAGACAGCGATACTGAGAGCTCTAAAagtcaaggagaagaaaaaatctTAGGCCAGACTCATGTGATTCCCTATGAAGAGGATGAATTTGCAAAAGAACCAGAAACCGAAGCTCTCAACAATCAGAAGTCAAGGGAAACCAATGAAAAGCCAGCTCTTGGCAACACCTGTGGGGAGCTCGAGCCCACCCATAAAAAACCTTGGGGAGCTCATGGTGCTCCCCTAGAAGCAAAGGCCTGGGATGGTGCAAAGGAGAAGACTTCAGAGCAAGGCTTTGCAGCCTGTGGTGAAAAGAATGGGGTTTGTCCCCCAATTCCTCGACCGTCTCTGCCAG GAGCGCACCCACTGGTTACAATTGGGGAAAATCTGTCTTTGGATGAAGATATTCAGAAATGGACCGTGAATGACGTGCACAACTTCATTAGGGGCCTTCCAGGTTGTTCAGATTATGCTCAG gTATTTAAAGATCATGCAATTGATGGAGAAACCTTGCCATTACTCACCGAGGAGCATCTTCGCAGCACTCTGGGATTAAAGCTAGGGCCGGCGCTCAAGATTCAGTCTCAG GTATCTCAGCAAGTGGAAAGTATGTTGTATAAGAAAAGTCTTTTACTTCCTACCCATACAAAACAACCATTTGATCAACCAGCAGATACATCCCCTCTTTTGGATTTTAATTCCTGGGGTGATACATTGGATGTCCCTTGTTCCCAGGATATAACAATTCCTAAATGA